The genomic window TGACACATTACTGGGGTCCCGGTTGTGCCAGTCCGGGGCGCACGACGTCCCCACGCCCTCCAGCTCGTACCTGTAAGGGAAGTGAAGTTTAGTCATGGTTTACTATTATAATCTGCGTGGTCTCATTACATGATACGTCATCAGTACATGCCAGTGTGGCGGATTAATCTGATGTCATTACAGTACCTTCCCCAGCCGAATAGGGGCGGGGTGTTCCAGATGAGAGACCAAACCCATGACAAGGTCACACCCCCAACCGCATGCTTGGTCTGGAACGAGATTGGTCCTAGCGGCTTGCTCACCACAAACATCCTCTCTATGGCAATCAGAGCTACCGTGCACAGTGACGTGATACCTGCAGTACACCCCAgccagacagtacagtacagtacagtacagtacagtacagtacagtacagcagtcATACAGTGCTCCACAGGGCCTCATCGTAAAGGTATTTTGCAAATGATATTGTTGTTGTAATTAAAGGTACAGTAATTACAGATATGTTGCCTGAAGATTGCAATGACTGATTAGTATGACAGAATCATTACGAGAACTCATTTTAAATTGATTCAGAATTTGTTTAATTACGAGTTTGATTCAAAATAATGATTCAGCTAGATGGCCATAACAAAATAATTCAATTGAGACAAAATCAACATGGTTCCATATTagaaaatatgttttaaaaaagTTTACAATACAATCGTACTTTTTGAAGCAAATATAGACTTTTAATACAGTACATGTTTTTTCAAATGTATACTTTACAGTAAGGCCATATTTGTAGAGAAGGAATGAATGTCATCAATGTCTATGTGTATGTGAAACAACTTAATAAGTATATCCCAGAGACGGTTCTGGGAGCCACTCACCAAACAGAGCCACAGAGAATCCCTCTATGATACAGCCGGTCCGTCCCAGGGAGAAGTACCCCAGAGCGTTGTTGACCACAGACAGAACCCCACCAGTCAGCGCTGTCCCCAGGTCAGCTACGGCCATGTTGACCAGGGCGTAGTTCAGAGGTTGCCTCAGCTGCTTGTTCATCAGTGACACCACGATCACCGTGGAGTTCAACACGATGGCCGGTACGGTGAACATCGCCATGACGATGGAGAGGGTGATGAAGCCGGCTCGGGGCAGGAGCTCCTCGCCCTCGGGGGACGTTCCCAGGTAGGACGTAGCGTTGGGGAGAGAGGCTAGCAGCTGCATCATGGATATAGAACCACAACAAGCACACACCAAACAGGCTCTCACTCTCTTGGAGGTGGTAAGAACCTCCACACCACACTCCCTTAAGTCTCTCAGAGCCCACACCACTCTGACGGCAAAGAAAGGGTGCACAGACTGAGACACGGAGAGTGGAATATCTGAGATTAGGTGTTCTAAGTCGTGTGATGTAAAGTCCCACAAATCCAGACTTAACAAAGAGTAATTCCCTCAGGTGGTGATCCTTGATCACAATTTACACCTGATTGTAGAGGTGCCAGAACAAGATGTCTCTCACCAATTGCAAGTGCCCTCACAGGAATATGTGTGTTAAATTACTCTAGTCAAGGTGATTGGAATTTTAAACTTCCCAGGATCCCTTTTCATTCCCTGACATCCCTGGCAAAAATGAGTGTCACTCCAGAGAGGGGCTTTCTGGGAAATGTCTGACTACCTAAGCTTTTTTGCTGTCACACACATGGGCatacacaaactctctctcacacacacactaacacatgcacacacaccaactcgctctctctctcacacacacacacacacacacatggtcacACACAGGGTCAGTGAAAGTTGAAAGTGTCAGCCTCTGACTAataggtgtgtgagagaggggcaCTCCAGGTCACTATCCTCTCCTAATTGATCTGACCTGTCCAGCCTTCCTTATTTTAACTTACCATGGACCTACaacaaagctgtgtgtgtgtgtgtgtgtgtgtgtgtgtgtgtgtgtgtgtgtgtgtgtgtgtgtgtgtgtgtgtgtgtgtgtgtgtgtgtgtgtgtgtgtgtgtgtgtgtgtgtgtgtgtgtgtgtgtgtgtgtgtgtgtgtgtgtgtgtgtgtgcgcgcacgagTCAAGTATCATTAAATACAATTACTATTCAGTGTATTTACTTACTGCAATCATTTTCATAAGATAATGCAATTTTTTTCAATTACTGTTTTGATTCTGTTGTTTTATGATAATCTTGGACGCTCATTTGAATACAGATGAAGAAAATGTTCTTTCCCATTTCAGCCTCCTCCCATCTATTATGTGTTGTTGTGGCTCAGTTTTGCTTATCCAGGTTATTTCTTAACTACAGTAATACCGCCACGTAATGGATTAAATAAACCATTATAAAAATAAACACTGTGTTGTGTTGGTCCTGGCTGGTACACTGTGTTAGCAGCTGCTATATTTAGTCTCTGGCCTCCTCTTGTTCTAAACAAGTTATTATCAAGTCGAAGGAATCCCCACAGAGATCCTTTGAATTACAATTTAAATAGTTACAGTATATATGTAATTCTAGGGGAATACCCGTCCTTTCTCCTGACTACTGTATATACAGCCGTGGCCAAATGtttggagaatgacacaaatattaatttccacaacgtCTGCTGCTTCAAtgtcttcagatatttttgtcagatgttgctatggaatactgaagtataattacaagcatttcataagtgtcaaaggcttttattgacaattacattaagttgatgcaaagagtcaatatttgcagtgttgacccttctttttcaagacctctgcaatccgccatggcatgctgtcaattaacttctggaccacatcctgactgatggcagcccattcttgcataatcaatgtttggagtttgtcagaatttgttgggttttgtttgtccacccgcctcttgaggattgaccacaagttctcaatgggattaaggtctggggagtttcctggccatggatccaaaatatcgatgttttgttacCCGAGCCACTtaattatcacttttgccttatggcaaggtgctccatcattctggaaaaggcattgttcgtcaccaaactgttcctggatggttgggagaagtttctctcggaggatgtgttggtaccattctttattcatggctgtgttcttaggcaaattgtgagtgagcccactcccttggctgagaagcaaccccacacatgaatggtctcaggatgctttactgttggcatgacacaggactgatggtagcgctcaccttgtcttctccggacaagcttttttctggatgccccaaacaatcggaaaggggattcatcagagaaaatgactttaccccagtcctcaggagtccaatccctgtacctgttttgcagaatatcagtctgtccctgatgtttttcctggagagaagtggcttcattgctgcccttcttgacaccaggccatcctccaaaagtcttctcCTCACTGTACGTGctgatgcactcacacctgcctgctgccattcctgagcaagctctgtactggtggtgccccgaacCCCaaactttcttgggcaccctgaagccttcttcacaacaattgaaccgctctctttGAAGTCCTTGAAGTTCGCTctcctgtgaagccctttttgtgcaaagcaatgatgacagcacgtgtttccttgcaggtaaccatggttgacagaggaagaacaatgaatcCAAGCACCACTGgcccttttgtggcagggctgaaatgcagtggaaatgttttttggggatagagttcatttgcatggcaaagagggacatgcaattaattgcaattcatctcatcacaattcataacattctggagtatatgcaaattgccatcatacaaactgaggcagcagactttgtgaaaatgtatatttgtgtcattctcaaaacttttggccacgactgtacactaccggtcaaaagttttagaacacctacttattcaaaggatttttgttttactattttctacattgtagaataatagtgaagacatcaaaactatgaaataacacatattttatatttgagattcttcaaatagccaccctttgccttgatgacagctttgcacactcttggcattctctcaaccagcttcacctggaatgcttttccaacagtcttgaaggagttcccacatatgctgagcacttgttggctgcttttccttcactctgcggtctgactcatcccaaaccatctcaatttggttgaggccaggttatctgatgcagcactccatcactctccttcttggtcaaatagctcttacacagcttggaggtgtgttgggtcattgtcctgttgaaaaacaaatgatagtcccactaagcccaaaccagatgggctgGCATATaactgcaaaatgctgtggtagacatgctggttaagtgtgccttgaattctaaataaatcacagacagtgtcaccagcaaagcacatccacaccataacacctcctcctccatgcttcacggtgggaaatacacatgcggagatcatatgttcacccacactgcgtctcacaaagacacggcagttggaaacaaaaatctccaacttggactccagaccaaaggacaaatttccaccggtctaatgtccattgctcatgtttcttggcccaagcaagtctcttcttcttattggtgtcctttagttgtgttttttctttgcagcaattcgaccatgaaggcctgattcacgcagtctcctctgaagagttgatgttgagatgtgtctgttacttgaactctgtgaagcatttatttttgcctgcaatttctgaggctggtaactctaatgaacttatcctctgcagcagaggtaactctggggcttccattcctgtgacggtcctcatgagagctagtttcatcatagcaattgatggtttttgcgactgcaattgaagaaaTGTTCAACGTTTTTTAAATGTTCCGTATTAAGTACAGTTGGAATcatcacaaatttcttgttaacaaactatagttttggcaagttgtttaggacatctactttgtgtatgacacaagtcatttttccaacaattgtttacagacagattatttcacttataattcactgtatcacaattccagttagtcagaagtttacatacactaagttgactgtgtctttaaacagcttggaaaattccagaaaattatgtcatggctttagatgcttctgataggctaattgacatcatttgaatcaattggaggtgtacctgtggatgtatttcaaggcataccttcaaactcagtgcctctttgcttgacatcatgggaaaatcaaaagaaatcagccaagaccccagaagaaaaattgtagacttccacaagtctgattcatccttgggagcaatttccaaacgcctgaaggtaccacgttcatctgtacaaacaatagtacgcaagtataaacaccacgggaccacgcagccgtcataccactcaggaagaagatgcgttctgtctcctagagatgaatgtactttggcgcgaaaagtgcaaatcaatcccagaacaacagcaaaggaccttgtgaagatgctggaggaaacaggtacaaaagtatctatatccacagtaaaacgagtcctatatcgacataacctgaaaggccgctcagcaaggaagaaaccactgctccaaaaccgccataaaaaagccagactatggtttgcaactgcacatggggacaaagatcgtactttttggagaaatgtcctctggtctgatgaaacaaaaatagaactgtttggccataatgaccattgttatgtttggagtaaaaagggggaggcttgcaagccaaagaacaccatcccaaccgtgaagcatgggggtggcagcatcatgttgtgggggtgctttgctgcaggagagattggtgcacttcacaaaatagatggcatcatgaggcaggaaaattatgtggatatattgaagcaacatctcaagacatcagtaaggaagttaaagcttggtcgcaagtgggtcttccaaatggacaatgaccccaaccatacttccaaagttgtgggaaaatggcttaaggacaacaaagtcaaggtattggagtggccatcacaaagccctgacctcaatcctatatacattttgtgggcagaactgaaaaagcgtgtgtgagcaaggaggcctacaaacctgactccgttacaccagctctgtcaggaggaatgggacaaaattcacccaacttattgtgggaagcttgtggaaggctacccaaaacgtttgacccaagttaaacaatttaaaggcaatgctaccaaatactaattgattgtatgtaaacttctgacccactgggaatgtgattaaagaaataaaagctgaaataaattattctctctactattattctgacatttcacattcttaaaataaagtggtgatcctaactgacctaagacagggaatttttactaggattaaatctcaggaattgtgaaaaactgagtttaaatgtatttggctaaggtgtatgtaaacttctgacttcaactgtaggtgttctaaaacgtttgaccggtagtgtatagtctataatactgtacataTAGAGTCACTTTGATAATGAAGTCAGGGGTAATCCTGTTTATTTAAACCGTAGCGAATATAGAGGTTGAATGGGTacatgtgtcacggttgtcgtcggtgaaggaggaccaaaacgcagcaggtacgtgtatgctcatcttgatttttattaacttccaaaaatgaacgtacaaaatcacaaaacaaaaaaacgaacgaacaactacaaacagtctggccaagcaaagctcaacacagaacaatcacccaccaatcccaaacacaaacacaccctactatatgggactctcaatcaaaggcagatagacaacacctgccttcaactgagagtcccaaccccaattaaccaaacatagacatacactcactagactccacatagaaatacctaaaccaacacccggaattactaaatcaatcaaccttttaacaaaacacaccaccctgaaccacataaaacaaataccctctgccacgtcctgaccaaactacaaaacaattaaccttatactggccaggacgtgacaacatgcCACTAATCGGGATGATGGAATTCCCACTGAAATGATTGGCCCTGCCTCATGTCATACTCTACATATTTGTCCTAAACAAATGTTTATCATCAAACAATGGGAATTGTTCTAACAATGACAGTAGCTTTAGCATACAGGGATTCAGATGTTGACCTGAAATACAGGAGTTATTCCATTATAAAATGACATGAGAAAGCACCAATCACATAAGACTATTCACAATTGGACACAACTGACTGTGGGGCAGTTTGCACAGTGATACAACATTCTTACTAGAGAGCCGGAGAAAGTTATACTGTGCCAGGTCAGAGGGTGACTGACAGGTGGCTAGATTGGAGTTAAGCTCCATGGAGTTAACAGGCCAGACAGCACAGTAAGTTGTCAGTCCAGTACATAACCTTCTAAGAGGTTTAACTTTCATTAAGTCAAGACAGAGATTACGAGTGTTTGGGGGTCCTGAATTCAAATCTAGCCATGAGGATTAAAAACCGCTTTCAACGCAGTACTTGCTAAACCTGTTTAATCTCGGCCAATCATTCTAAATCTGAGTGGGTGAAAAGATATTTTTTGTGAAATGTAGTTGGCATGGTGAGTTGATTGTTACTTGACACACACTGTGAATTCAGTAGGCTGGTATAAGCTTAGTACATTTATTTCGATGTTGGGTGCATAAACCTCCCCGCTTCGTTCAGACAGGTGCGAAAATCAGCACCGTGGACAGTGCCTCGTGCAACTACAGTGCAATCAGAACCGCGGACAGTTCTTCATTTCTACATGGGTTTACTCTAAATTCTTGAAATATAAAATGGGGAGAATTAATCAAGAGAACTTCAATACTCTGTTCTTATTTAAGTTTAACGGGCTATATCTACCCTGTCTGTTGCCAATAGTGGAGATTATTGGAATGAAATCCCTCTCACTGCAATATACCTatctcatatcaaatcaaattgtatttgtcacatgcgctgaatacaactggtATTCACTTACagtgaaatccttacttacaagcacttatcTGGCGCCGGTCTTGAGTGCTACTCAGATAAAGTGTAGCGGATTCGGAATGCGAAGCTAAGCTTTTATTTGGAGTCAGTTAATTTAAAGCAGTGACCCTCCTCGCGATAGATGTGATTGGGACCTGGACAGACAAAAGGCTGTGATATTGTCCATGATCATGCGCCTTATTGGCACGTTTCCCAGCCTGGCAGAGGCTCCATGCGCCTTTGATGTACGATGTAATTATCCAGCTAATAATGGCCTCGCGCCGAAACGCGGCGTGCATGGCGGGAAATCCATCAGCCCATACACCGCCTTGACATTATTATCACACGCTAATCAGCGTTTCGAAAGAGGACCTCTGAAAGGAGAAGGGTCTGTTTGTAACAAAAAGTGGCCAATGACATACACTGGCTTGCGAAAGtgttcaccccccttggcatttttcctatgttgttgccttacaacctggaagtaaaatgtattttgggttggtttgtataatttgatttacacaacacttTTAAGttgcaaaatatttttgcttgtgaaacaaacaacaaataagacagaaaaacagaaaacttgagtgtgcataactattcaccccccccccccccttgcagcaattacagctgcaagtctcttggggtgtctctataagcttggcacatctcgCCACTGGGATTTctgtccattcttcaaggcaaaactgctccagcttcttcaagttggatgggttccgctgatgtacagcaatctttaagtcataccaaagattctcaattggattgaggtctgggctttgactaggccattcc from Salmo trutta chromosome 16, fSalTru1.1, whole genome shotgun sequence includes these protein-coding regions:
- the LOC115150242 gene encoding parapinopsin-like — its product is MMQLLASLPNATSYLGTSPEGEELLPRAGFITLSIVMAMFTVPAIVLNSTVIVVSLMNKQLRQPLNYALVNMAVADLGTALTGGVLSVVNNALGYFSLGRTGCIIEGFSVALFGITSLCTVALIAIERMFVVSKPLGPISFQTKHAVGGVTLSWVWSLIWNTPPLFGWGRYELEGVGTSCAPDWHNRDPSNVSYILCYFLLCFTVPFLIIVASYSKLIYTLRQVSAMGCIEGGAAAKAEAKVARMVVLMVVTFLISWLPYATLALVVVSDPDAHISPLLGTVPVYLAKSSTVYNPLIYLYMNKQFRRYAVPFLLCGRDPWPSEEEGSEMQTTVATINNKVSPS